One genomic segment of Tiliqua scincoides isolate rTilSci1 chromosome 6, rTilSci1.hap2, whole genome shotgun sequence includes these proteins:
- the CCDC110 gene encoding coiled-coil domain-containing protein 110 encodes MRAALGYSEWHLQGGARGWEGDGVTNPGCVAGSPECDRRSRLSCGSLEEEEEEKIVPSLLALAGGQDKGAADRFVSGRDDHVQSHSALKILQQQLESFQTFRQQTLQNVNMVQSEIREILNKSITDLKSPENSLKNTLLTSTPVNSDTLRECQENSHYKKQLHLDKMFGTSQSPEMNSGTTLMNTMTDEDTPHQVLLKYKATEEAENHNQISRDKATLALSDDHKLKASTSRGFSPYFISLLTETISPPSEIKNYDVSKISTPFHKYGDEDNERLTESVSFSFKNMKEEPKTTSRHELPYAFEFQNSPSLLCGKDNDSGYLSEQDLTEKAADTSREDLKSNRISELKDSVAGVHIGLVSASAHNLSMARTESENKHQNKEFFMNGKLPLHFLPRVVEDELLIPECPEKREKDQRKQLLGRHQEFQKHEDVKFGDANAVSGDRCIRLLQMPLKETGYLQKKVIDLEHENADLRKQINPLTAIIQSLTEQNSKYQNQIRNLHDEKNDIQGKLIKSEGDCKECLKEVKRLVKKCKELQQQKLSLEEKQAQLYAQNQRTLRNLEDIQQKGQKAQESVAILIQEKGDLTVALEALEKQVSAFQEENNMLGGRISQLAENKCLLEQELGEKQNEIQQLKNHEKTAIADMEALLEMIQSLKNEKSNLDQMFQESLNAKEVLQKELEEAQTGRAHAEEKLETECKNAKMETGVLQIKLSTLEKECERLKTGVAVTTEENWFLKKDLNEHKQEASEWKNKIRRLSEELLLMENKMCSTENERDVLQFEVHRLQRNTTVLRDQLTTLVQEQYNKYNSGSRGQNYQPEHFTETCEEISSYQHFSFIHIPPECEKIVEIRRKLEEELCILKRHSNITQLYSTLSDSCTTSVISQASFQTAAQKKYGALCSAI; translated from the exons ATGAGAGCTGCTCTGGGATACAGTGAGTGGCATCTGCAGGGCGGGGCTCGGGGCTGGGAGGGTGACGGGGTGACTAACCCGGGCTGTGTGGCAGGGAGCCCCGAATGCGATCGAAGGAGCCGCCTCAGCTGTGggagcctggaggaggaggaggaggagaagatcgTGCCCTCCTTGTTGGCACTGGCCGGAGGCCAGGACAAGGGAGCCGCAG atAGATTTGTTTCAGGAAGAGATGATCATGTCCAGTCGCACTCAGCATTAAAA ATTCTGCAACAGCAACTGGAATCATTTCAAACCTTTCGGCAACAGACTTTACAGAATGTCAACATG GTTCAGTCTGAAATCAGAGAGATACTTAATAAGAGTATTACTGATTTGAAAAGTCCAGAAAACAGCCTAAAGAATACACTTTTGACCAGCACGCCTGTCAATAGCGATACG cttAGAGAATGTCAAGAAAATTCACATTATAAGAAGCAACTTCATCTCGACAAAATGTTTGGTACCAGTCAGAGTCCAGAAATGAATTCTGGCACTACTTTGATGAACACCATGACAGATGAAGACACTCCACATCAGGTTTTGTTAAAATATAAGGCAACTGAAGAGGCTGAAAACCACAACCAAATATCTAGAGACAAAGCCACCCTAGCTTTAAGTGATGACCACAAACTGAAGGCTTCCACCAGCAGAGGTTTTTCTCCATATTTTATTAGTTTGTTAACAGAGACAATTAGTCCTCCAAGTGAGATCAAAAATTATGATGTATCTAAAATTTCCACACCCTTCCATAAGTATGGTGATGAGGATAATGAGCGCTTGACAGAGAGTGTGAGTTTTTCTTTCAAGAATATGAAAGAGGAGCCCAAGACGACTTCTCGGCATGAGCTGCCATATGCGTTTGAGTTTCAAAACTCTCCTAGTCTTTTGTGTGGTAAAGACAACGATTCTGGTTATCTGTCAGAACAGGATCTAACAGAAAAAGCAGCTGATACATCACGTGAGGATTTGAAATCCAACAGGATTTCAGAACTGAAGGATTCAGTAGCTGGTGTTCATATTGGCCTGGTTTCTGCCAGCGCACATAATCTGAGCATGGCACGAACAGAATCTGAGAACAAGCACCAGAATAAAGAATTTTTTATGAATGGCAAGTTGCCATTACATTTCCTGCCCAGAGTTGTAGAAGATGAATTACTAATTCCGGAATGTCcagagaaaagagagaaagatCAACGAAAGCAGCTGCTAGGCAGACACCAAGAATTTCAAAAACATGAAGATGTTAAATTCGGTGATGCCAATGCTGTGTCAGGTGATCGTTGCATTAGATTGTTACAAATGCCTCTAAAAGAAACTGGATACTTACAGAAGAAAGTGATAGATCTTGAACATGAAAATGCAGACCTCAGGAAGCAAATAAACCCTCTTACTGCCATTATTCAGTCTCTGACAGAGCAGAACTCAAAATACCAGAACCAAATTAGGAATTTACATGATGAGAAGAATGACATTCAAGGGAAGTTAATTAAATCAGAAGGAGATTGCAAGGAGTGCCTTAAAGAAGTCAAAAGATTAGTGAAGAAGTGCAAGGAGCTTCAACAGCAAAAATTAAGTCTGGAAGAAAAGCAGGCTCAGCTTTATGCTCAGAACCAACGAACACTGCGCAACCTAGAGGATATTCAGCAGAAAGGCCAGAAAGCACAAGAAAGTGTGGCTATTCTCATTCAAGAAAAAGGTGATCTTACTGTGGCTTTAGAAGCATTGGAAAAACAAGTGTCAGCATTTCAAGAAGAAAATAACATGTTAGGGGGAAGAATCTCTCAGCTTGCTGAAAACAAGTGTTTGCTTGAACAAGAGCTTGGAGAGAAACAGAACGAAATACAACAGTTGAAAAATCATGAAAAGACTGCAATAGCTGATATGGAGGCTCTTCTTGAAATGATACAGTCACTTAAAAACGAAAAGTCAAATCTTGATCAGATGTTTCAGGAGTCACTGAATGCTAAGGAAGTCCTGCAGAAGGAACTAGAAGAGGCCCAGACAGGTAGAGCACATGCTGAGGAAAAACTTGAGACTGAATGTAAAAATGCGAAGATGGAAACTGGAGTTCTGCAGATTAAGTTGTCCACCCTGGAAAAAGAGTGCGAGAGGCTGAAAACAGGGGTAGCGGTCACCACAGAGGAGAACTGGTTTCTGAAAAAGGATCTGAATGAACATAAACAAGAGGCTTCTGAATGGAAAAATAAGATAAGAAGACTGAGTGAAGAGCTTTTGCTGATGGAAAACAAAATGTGTTCCACAGAGAATGAAAGAGATGTACTGCAGTTTGAAGTGCATCGTCTCCAGAGGAACACCACGGTCCTCCGTGACCAACTTACTACTTTGGTCCAAGAACAGTATAACAAATACAACTCAGGAAGTAGAGGGCAAAATTATCAACCTGAACATTTCACTGAAACTTGTGAAGAAATATCAAGCTACCAGCATTTTTCTTTCATACACATTCCTCCAG AGTGTGAAAAGATTGTTGAAATTCGAAGGAAACTGGAAGAGGAACTCTGCATATTGAAGAGGCATAGCAACATCACGCAGCTCTACAGTACTCTTTCAGATAGCTGTACCACATCCGTTATCAGCCAGGCGAGTTTTCAGACTGCTGCACAGAAGAAATATGGGGCCCTTTGCTCTGCTATTTAG